The proteins below are encoded in one region of Verrucomicrobiia bacterium:
- a CDS encoding Bpu10I family restriction endonuclease, producing the protein MFVHGNNLAQKESASRKYNDEVSTQLIAEVRLEYNKWKEANLALKGPYSTKQANDIEVLQQRVNLFEDYKTFIDQQKYAEAFDSRSNLQSSVLEEFLYYLLKDLVESLSFNA; encoded by the coding sequence ATGTTCGTACACGGAAATAATTTAGCGCAAAAAGAATCGGCTTCTAGGAAATATAATGACGAGGTATCTACTCAGTTAATCGCTGAGGTTAGATTAGAATATAACAAATGGAAAGAAGCAAACTTAGCACTCAAAGGCCCATACTCAACTAAACAGGCGAATGATATAGAAGTCCTACAGCAAAGAGTTAATCTTTTTGAAGACTATAAAACTTTCATTGACCAGCAAAAGTATGCGGAAGCTTTTGACTCAAGGTCCAACCTTCAATCATCTGTTTTAGAGGAATTTCTTTACTACCTTCTCAAGGATCTCGTTGAGAGCCTATCTTTCAATGC
- a CDS encoding DNA cytosine methyltransferase: MKNVFDSFAGAGGFSLGFAQAGFNIVGANEIDNWACQTFQHNHPTSTVIEGDITEIPDSKLLNAIPQQIDILLGGPPCQGFSIANSKGRDPKDPRNSLFKEFLRLGKVFKPSVIVMENVPNIIKAKTSEGEFVVDIIESELQALGYFTEKRVLQATDYGVPQIRRRFILVGTLKKIDKFFPEPTHSIDGNLLNLPRCPTLWEAISDLPSIEAGEASSHYASKPKNEYQRLLRDNGDSLQNHSAMRHSKRLVERFKSMTWGQKGDELSEAHMPLKRNGKGEKSGSGYSQNNRRMYPDKPCHTIAASFYANFVHPYDDRNFTPREGARVQSFPDSFTFLGKPTTPSHSLLAREGRYGDIHLGQYNQIGNAVPPMMARALAENLKRQLSY, translated from the coding sequence ATGAAAAATGTATTCGACAGTTTCGCTGGAGCAGGGGGCTTTAGTTTAGGTTTCGCCCAAGCTGGCTTTAATATTGTTGGGGCAAATGAAATAGATAACTGGGCATGCCAGACGTTTCAGCATAATCATCCAACCTCAACGGTAATTGAGGGAGATATCACTGAGATACCTGATAGCAAGCTACTTAATGCCATTCCACAACAAATTGACATTCTTTTAGGTGGTCCACCTTGTCAGGGTTTTTCAATTGCCAATTCAAAGGGAAGAGATCCAAAGGACCCAAGAAACTCCCTGTTCAAGGAGTTCCTGAGACTGGGAAAAGTATTCAAGCCCAGTGTAATTGTTATGGAAAATGTACCCAATATTATAAAGGCGAAGACTAGTGAAGGTGAATTTGTCGTAGATATTATTGAGAGCGAGCTGCAAGCGCTAGGATATTTTACGGAGAAAAGGGTACTGCAAGCCACTGACTATGGGGTTCCTCAAATTCGCCGCCGCTTTATACTCGTGGGTACTTTGAAGAAAATTGACAAGTTTTTTCCCGAGCCAACTCATAGCATAGATGGAAATCTACTCAATCTCCCTCGATGCCCCACTTTATGGGAAGCAATTTCTGATCTTCCAAGTATTGAGGCTGGAGAAGCTTCATCTCACTATGCTTCAAAACCAAAGAATGAATATCAAAGATTACTGCGCGATAATGGCGATTCGCTGCAGAATCACAGTGCAATGCGACATTCGAAAAGATTAGTTGAGAGATTCAAGAGCATGACTTGGGGGCAGAAAGGCGATGAACTCAGTGAGGCCCATATGCCTCTCAAAAGAAATGGAAAGGGAGAAAAATCAGGAAGCGGTTACTCACAAAATAATCGCCGCATGTATCCCGATAAGCCCTGTCACACGATCGCCGCTTCTTTCTATGCAAATTTTGTTCACCCGTACGATGATCGAAATTTCACACCTCGTGAAGGCGCACGCGTTCAGTCATTTCCCGACAGTTTTACATTCTTGGGTAAACCAACAACTCCTTCACATAGCCTTTTAGCCAGGGAAGGCCGCTATGGCGATATACACTTAGGTCAATACAACCAAATTGGCAACGCTGTTCCCCCTATGATGGCTCGTGCTTTGGCAGAAAATTTAAAGAGACAATTAAGCTATTAG
- the hisS gene encoding histidine--tRNA ligase → MATIQSPRGTRDILPADQAAWTHVTRAAAKVAAQMGFQPITIPTYENRELFQRSIGEGTDVMDKELFLVRGIETEPGKEEYALRPEGTAGIVRSFIEHGMHTWPQPVKLWSFVNCFRYDRPQKGRYREHTQLDVEFFGDATPFADAWVLLTMWQFYKEVGLGDRVELKINTLGTPEERAAYVDTLREYFMPFRDQLSEDSQKRLDKNPLRILDSKNEGDRRLCDAAPRLKDNLGEASKAHYAEVLRQLGMWGIPIVEDPFLVRGLDYYSHTTFEWVPTGIEGQQASVGGGGRYDGLVSKLGGPATGAIGFGIGLDRICELVVDSGVALPEMPKPDYFLVAADAAGRGYLEREVLPKLLAEGKSVDAALGKEGVGAQLKQAGKVRAKQAIIVGEQEVEKGEVVVKDMASGEQTTQKL, encoded by the coding sequence ATGGCCACTATCCAAAGCCCACGCGGCACGCGCGACATCCTACCTGCTGACCAAGCGGCGTGGACGCATGTGACCCGCGCTGCGGCAAAAGTAGCGGCCCAGATGGGATTCCAACCCATCACCATCCCTACGTACGAGAACCGTGAGCTCTTCCAGCGCTCAATCGGTGAGGGGACGGATGTCATGGACAAGGAACTTTTCCTGGTCCGCGGCATCGAGACTGAGCCTGGCAAAGAAGAGTACGCCCTCCGCCCAGAAGGCACAGCCGGCATTGTCCGCAGCTTCATTGAGCACGGCATGCACACCTGGCCCCAGCCAGTGAAACTGTGGAGCTTCGTCAACTGCTTCCGCTACGACCGCCCACAAAAGGGCCGCTACCGCGAGCACACCCAGCTGGACGTAGAGTTCTTTGGCGATGCCACCCCCTTTGCCGATGCCTGGGTCTTGCTCACCATGTGGCAGTTCTATAAGGAAGTTGGCCTTGGGGACCGCGTGGAGCTGAAGATCAACACCCTTGGTACACCGGAAGAACGCGCAGCGTATGTAGATACTCTCCGTGAGTACTTTATGCCATTCCGCGATCAGCTGAGTGAGGATTCCCAGAAGCGCCTCGACAAGAACCCTCTGCGCATTTTGGACAGTAAGAATGAAGGGGACCGGCGCTTATGCGATGCCGCACCCCGCCTCAAGGACAACTTGGGCGAGGCAAGCAAAGCCCACTACGCCGAGGTGCTCCGCCAACTTGGCATGTGGGGAATCCCGATTGTGGAAGACCCATTCTTGGTACGCGGCTTGGACTACTACAGCCACACCACATTTGAGTGGGTACCAACTGGTATAGAAGGCCAGCAGGCTTCCGTTGGTGGCGGTGGCCGCTACGACGGCTTGGTTTCCAAACTGGGCGGCCCAGCTACGGGCGCCATTGGCTTTGGCATTGGCCTGGACCGCATTTGCGAGCTGGTAGTGGACAGTGGCGTTGCACTGCCCGAGATGCCCAAGCCGGACTATTTCCTGGTAGCTGCCGATGCCGCTGGTCGTGGGTACTTGGAACGTGAGGTATTGCCGAAGTTATTGGCTGAAGGAAAGTCTGTAGATGCCGCCCTTGGTAAAGAAGGTGTTGGCGCTCAGTTGAAGCAGGCTGGGAAAGTAAGGGCCAAGCAGGCCATTATTGTGGGTGAGCAGGAGGTGGAGAAGGGTGAAGTGGTAGTGAAGGATATGGCGAGTGGAGAACAGACCACGCAAAAACTATAG